Within Urocitellus parryii isolate mUroPar1 chromosome 10, mUroPar1.hap1, whole genome shotgun sequence, the genomic segment AGTTGAATATAGTACAAACTTGTGTTGagcttaatacacacacacacaaataattagACACGTACATATACATggataaatatacatacatttttatagcTTTGTCTACTGGGATGTCAAGAGGTAGTGATGTCCCAATAGTAAGAAGCACTTCCAGTGTCCAGATTTTGGTTTCTTCATCCAGTACTAACCACATCTAATTCTGCTTAGCTAGCAAGATCAGGTGTAGTCAGCATGTTGGATTGTAGGCCCAGATCTTGGTTTTGAAATACTAACAAAAGGAAGTAGGTTCCTTAGAAAAGGGCTGATTCTAAGGCTGGGGCAATGAATATAAAAGATGAGCTCAGGGCATCTTGTAGTGCCAGAGAATAAGGCAGTGCTAAAAAAATCAAGAGGATTTGTCAAAGGGACAAAGCAGCCAACCTAACACAATTCCCAAAAACCAAGATGGAACAATGAGCAACAAAATATcacccaaagtataaaataaatacatgagtcTATAAAGATACACATATTGAATAAGTAATCAAATTGATTTGGAGGGGAGACAACTCCTTCCTACAGAATTCCAAGTACTACATTCAGATGGTCCCCCTTCTAAGAGGTTCAACATAACCCTGCCCACCCCCTACTGGACTTGCCCACAGGACTGGACTTGGTGACTGGTTCCCaaagaacaaaatatcaaaagggGAAAATAGTAACTTACATTGGAGAAACCCAACTTCTTACCTAAGACCTTACCTGAATGTCCCAAGTTAATACAATAAGTTGGTAGCATGTAACTCCTGATAGGATACATTGTGAAGGACCCTTTACCTCTGTGGTATTCTTCCTAAAAATCCATAACCCcaatctaatcatgaggaaaatATCATATAAACCCAGAGGAAGGGACACTCCACAAACACTTGACCAGTATTCCTTAAAACTGTCAGGGTTATGCAAAACAAGAAAGACTGAGGAACCACCACAGACCAGAGGCTAATTTGGCATCATGACTCATGCCTAATGCAATGTGGTATCCTAGATTGGAcctgtaaaagaaaaattacattaatGGGAAAATCTGAAGAATAATGTATAGTTAACAGTAATTATCAATGTTGTTTTTTTAGTCCTGACAAATGTTTGGTTGTAGAAAATGTTAATAACAGGCAGAACTGAGGGAAGGGTATAGAGAAACTCTCTAAAttatctttgcaacttttcttTAAGTCTAAAGTTATTccaagataaatttattttttaaaaaatacaaaaactgtttctattattttttgtatattttatgacCATAAACTAAACAGCTTATAGGCTTTGCTGGTCCttgtacttgcctagcatgtgtgaagcctgggttcaatccccataccaccaggggaaaaaaagttaaaaagtgatAATGGATGGCAAAACTGTACCTTCTACAAAACTTTGAAATAAAGTATCAATCAAGATTTCTAGGCACTCAAATTGAAGCCCAGTTTGCTCATTTAGCCACAAGGTGTATACCTGACTTGTCTAACAGGATATACATCTTTTAGCAGAATTGCTGCCACCATCTCAAGTTTGGGAAGACATTAGATTTTCAGCAATAACACATATTCAAAGTTAGGAATGTGGCCCTTTCTCCAGAACATAACTTTCCTTCTGCCCAGTTCTGGCTATAATGACTTACAAGGGAACATCTCTGTGTTGCCCTTTTCTTTCTAAGCAATTTATACATGGCTCAGGGTCCTGGGTGAGGGAAAGTCAACTGTCAGTGGTAAGCAAAGACCAGTATGGGAACACAGCTGAACATCCCATGGAGTTGAAAAGTTTTCAACAGACATAGCTGGACaaggtggtccacacctgtagtcccagcaacttaggagcctaaggcaggaggatcacaggtttcagatgagtctcagcaactcagcgagacccaatctcaaaataaaaacaacaaaaaccattcCTAGATATTGTCAGAAGCAGCCGAAGTTTTCTGAGATTTGCTCTTAAAGATCTGTTAATAATTTCCAGTGTAAAAAAGAGATCTATAAAAGACAGTTCTTTGCATCTTGCCTTTTCTACCCCTTTTGACTCCACaattaaagaattaaacaaaaaaaaaaaacaatatggagaataatttttttattcagacCACAATTTGGAAAAGTTATAGTCTTTAAAATATTCCAGAGTCTACTATGAGGAGGAATGAGTACTAGGTAATAAACATTGAAACAATAGCATATAGTGCTTTGGTGTGTTATGCTAAAtaacttttcatttgtttcattaaaTCCATCTTTTCTCCATTTGGGCAGAGTTTATAGTAAATGATGACATTTGTTGTAAGGGTGGTTGGTTAAATGGGAATGGCTGTGCTTCTGAACCCTGCTCACGTTACCTTCTAGGCATCACAGAATACTTAGATATTCTAGGTTTGCTCCCTAAGAGCTTACCAGATGATAGTTCcaattttataaaggaaatagaCAAGGAAATGTTGTCCTTGTAACTGCGTGACTCATTTATAGGCTTAATGGGCTTCAGTaattaaaacagagaaagaataaGGTCAGTTTCTTCCAggaataaatgtgtatttaaaatgtcatgatagggctggggatatagttcagttggtagagtacttgcttcatatgtacaaagccctgggttcaatccccagcaacacacacacacacacacacacacacacacacacacacacaccagtgtcATGATAAATGATACtttaaatgaagatttttacatattttcaaataagatgATGTTGAATAGCccttataattcattttatgtttgatgtttttttttttttgtaaatgtagtTGTGAAAATTGAGTTACATACTCATTTCAAAAAGTTTTCCCTTAACACATACCTGTTTTTGAGATTGATCAAGTGTTGGTCCAGTAAGGCAGTAATGTCCACCtgagaaggcatttttttttttttttttactttgaggttTTAAGGTTATAATATAGTCTTGTAAGGTCTTCAACTGACCCTTTCACAAAAATAAGGCAGCTTATGCAGTGAAAACATTAGGGTTTTTTTGGCAAAGGTTATATTCTTTCATCCTCATTTGCCTCCAAATGTCAGAATCTTCTTTAAAGTTAAAGATCAGTTTTTTCTTCATAACGACACCAGCATGCAGCTCGTTGGCTGTCCAGGTACGGTTTACAACCTAGATGGATGACACTGTCAAACAAGAGCTCCACTGTTGTTTCACAtgctgaaaaagaggaaaatgtgaTTACTGTTGGGCAATTGCAAAGCATCACTTTTTTCAACTGTTACTTGTTAAACACGAGCCATTCACATTCCTAGTGTGCATCCAAACAACTTAGGTGAAAGTCACCTCAACCCTCTCACACTGGCAGGACATATCTGCAGACTTTCAGTTTTAGTCTCTTTtccatgtctttttctttcttcttctttttttgggagCATTTAACTGTTCAAACCGATTTTTTTGTACTAGACAGGTAATGAACTTTACTAAAACACTGATCAGTTAATCAaggttaacttttttttatttatcactaATAGAGATTTCTGATAACTCCTAAATTTGCATTtcaaggaaaagatttttttttttacattgtagtgttgggaatcaaactcagggcctcacccatgctaagcatacactctaccactgaactataataCATCTTTCCCCTAGCCCTGGAAAGATGTATTAGGTGCagaagaaataaagtttaaacAGAAACTTCAAAATATGTCATTATGGCCAGTGGATTCTTAAAAATGATCACACATCACTTAACACACTTAaagtacacctgtaatcccggcctCAGGaagccgagacaggaggattatcagtttgaggacagcctggacaatgtagcaaaactctgtctcagaattgaaattaaaaagggccaggggtgtagctcagtggaagagcactcctggattcaatcccacaTACCACAATCACAACAAAATACACCAAAAGATGTTTAAAGTAAATGCAATCCAGTCTCTTTCTTTACTAATACCAAATTTGGCTTATTGGTCAGTAGACACAGGAATCAAAAGTGTTTCTTCCTtgataggatttttaaatttctttaaagttaagaaaaagaaaaggaaactataaAAAAGGTAATGGAAGCAAGATGttgtggcacattcctataataccagcaatttgggaggctgaggcaggaagatcaccaaaATAatggctagcctgggcaacttagcaagaccctgtctcaaaataaaaaaactaaaagggatgggatgtagctcagtgatagaatgctccTAGaatcaatccccaataccattccttttcttatttaagaaaacagaaacatcCAAATGAGATTATTTCAACATTTACAGAGATGTGGCACAAGATGGCTTTGGTGTTCAAATACTTTCAGTTTCAAATATTCATGATAAGGAagaatctttttattaaaatcataacactttattttttaaagttctccaaAAGATTGTGCCATTAAGGAGCACAACCAACCAAGGAAATACAAAGGCTAGACTATTAAGGAGATTGAAAGAAAATTGGTTTCATCATTTAGCCACATTCCTATGTCCTCCTTAGAGAACAGGAAATGCATCCATCTTCTACGCCTCAGCTGTGCACTAGTTTACCTTCGCCAAAAGCATGCAAGGGGACAGAGGTGGCAAATTCAAGCTTCACCAGGTACAGAGATTTCATCCTGTACAGTTATTAGGATTTAGGGATAAAAGCTATGACTATTTATGGGAATACTCTAAACAAAACAAGTCTCATTGTCAGATAGTCTAAAGTCTAACTTTCTGAACTTCAGTTCTCTTCCTTGAAAAATAGGGATAACACCACCTCCTTCTTTGGATTTTTGTATcaaatggaaacatgaagatacTATCCAGCATAGTATCTTAAGGTAAATGATTAAGAATATTAGTTTCCTTTCCTGCCCCTCTCATTGCCCTTTCTCTTCTGATTTCAATGTATAGCACATTCTTCAGCTTGACAGTAGAGAAATCTTATACCTACTACTACAACTACTACTTTAATACTGATTtacatttcacaaatattttaggTTTCCCCTATGACAACTCTTTATTTCATAAATGAGGATACAAAAGCTCcttttccctttgctgatttgCATTGCATCCCTTCACCACAATATATCACAGTGGTGCCTATGACTATTCGAGGAGACCTGTGAGTCCTCCTAGCATATCACTGAACCTAGGGGTGTGGTCTGGGGGGACCCTCCCAACATGGATACAAAAGGAGAAGGTAAGACTCAAATCTTCTAGAATGTCCTCCAAAATCAGTGTCCTAATACTCTCAAATTCACTAGTGCTATCATCTGAACATTTGTGTTCCTCTAAAAATTTttgtgttgaaatcctaacctccaAGATGTTGAATTAGGTGGTGAGCCCTGTGGGAGATGAATAGGTCAAAAGAGTGGATCCCCCCAAAATGGCATAACTCctcttataaaagaggccccagagaACTGCCTaatcccttccaccatgtgatgACACAGCTAGAAGGTACCTCTAGGAACCAGGGAGTAGGCCCTCACAGGACAATgaatctgccagtgccttgatcttgtaCTTCTCACAccccagaattatgagaaatgaaTCTCTATTGTTTCTACATTACTAGGTCTATTGTAGTTTGTTTGTTAGTAGACCCAGTGGATTAAGACAACTGGATTCGGGTTTCAATTTAGGTTCTGAATGATTAGAGTCATATTCCAGGGTACAAGGATGAATaattctctctttctgcctcagaCACCTTCCTCCAAGTTTtcctagcacttttttttttccatccctaAACCACCAGAACATTCTTACCCTGAACATGCTGAGTTAATCCCAGTGTTTTTTGCACATCTCGGCAGATCTTGGAGAGGCAATACTGGAATTCCTCGTCACAGTCATTCTTGCTCTTGCCACAGGTCTCATAACACCTGTCGTGTTGGTTGCAGCACTTTGTAAGGGAAGGGATGCCAATGTTAAGCTGAAAGAGGCATTTAGGTAGATTATTGTTAATGAAATGCAAACATCCTCTCCTAAAGTACTACATTCAAATAGACTTAATAGAAGTAAATGACAATGACTACTATGTAGAAAACTCACAAACCCATTTCTACCTTCAGGTGTGTCCCATGTAACAAACCTTTTTACCCAGACCCACCTATGGGACGGTGTCTCTGGCATGCCTCACTGTTCTCTATTTTTCAATGTTAGAATACTCAATTTCCCAccagcaacaaaaacaacttcCTACTGTCCAAACATAAAacataactttaaaagaaaaagataaggtCAAAGATATTAAGGGATTTCTACAAAAGCTAGGTAAGTTtgattttttagtattttcaaagtgtttttttttaacctcctaacaaataaaatgtgcttttttgtgaaatttcacagaaaattttaaatatctagaaCTCAAATATTGGTTGTTTCCTAAGCTTTTGATATTTATCCATTCTCCACAAACATCACTATTTTGAATGTAcaactcttatttattttaaagaattcacaAAACTTTTTTGTGTAGGAATCAttctcataaacattttttttcctataattatgGGCTCAGGTCCAGTGTCCCCAACAACTGCCACTGAGCCTTGTTTTTATATAGAacacatgttttatttatatttcccccCTAGTattactcttttattttaaactttaaaattgtgttttaaaatataatttaagtgatataatttaatttaaatgatattaatgTAAACAAGATCAATTTTAcaccattttgttttttctaagaattaaacgttttgccaaaaaaaaatgtaataaacctAATCATTACTACAACAAGCAAAATTATTTGTAAGCCTAGGAATACACAAAGTCTTACACtgtcaaaattattaaaacaaaaaccaccagTCATAATACttaccaaagaaaaaataatacttacATGAACACCAAACAGCGGAGAGCCAC encodes:
- the Pla2g12a gene encoding group XIIA secretory phospholipase A2 — protein: MAVLPRTALVFLLLLAAPVRCQEQDQTTDWRATLKTIRNGIHKIDTYLNAALDLLGGEDGLCQYKCSDGSKPFPRYGYKPSPPNGCGSPLFGVHLNIGIPSLTKCCNQHDRCYETCGKSKNDCDEEFQYCLSKICRDVQKTLGLTQHVQACETTVELLFDSVIHLGCKPYLDSQRAACWCRYEEKTDL